In the genome of Paramisgurnus dabryanus chromosome 16, PD_genome_1.1, whole genome shotgun sequence, the window GAATTGTACGTGACCCttgctggcaaaatgagtcgGAATGCACAGCATAATTTTAAACAAGAggcaaaagaaaatataaatatagatTTTGGCCAAAATTAAGCTTTCACAACTACATAAAGGCCTCGTCTAGTGATCTCAATGctctaaatagtcattaaacatcttaaatgatctttatttgtatgttttctgagCGGAGTAACGTCCTAAATACTTAATCTAATACAAAAATGTGTCTATATCAGGGTCATGCGCATGTGGATGTATACACACAGAGTTACAAAATTCACACAGATATAATCTGATAtgtcttaagtgaatgtttggttaactgttgggGGAAAATATCTGATGTTTATAATTATATTTGATCATTGAACTACAGTAGATCTTTAAGCTGTTTCTcttaatgtcaatcaaacaataaaagaaaggaaaaacttgaacatatatttttgaatgCTGTGATTTTGTTTTAGAACCTTTAAAAATCTTTAACCGGATTTTTCTCTAAATTGACTTTCCTGACTTTGTCAACTTCAAACACGTGTacctctgtcattttttgtcagattccaacaaatcatacattaatgtcaaaatataaatacatgaaTCTGCTAATTTTGACTCATTTTTTCGACTCATGGGTGGCATATGTCTAACAGTACATGGACCAATACTCACCAACAGATTTGTCGGCCATCCCTACATCTCTTGAGGTCCAGCGACAAAACCCACAGGCTAAGTAATAGGCCTTCTTCATAGTAGTTTTGGTTGGGTCATCAGGCAGTGGTGCTGGGATGTTGGTGGCTCGTGTAGAGAGGGTGTGCATACAACATGGACAGTCAAAACAATTGGCACACCTGAAATCCAtacattatatttttaataagagCTGGAAAACATTTTCCTTAATGTAAGTTGCTGTGCAAACATGTAAAATGACATTTGATCTCCAGGGATTATTTAGAtgtatacacatttaaaaacaaaggtGCTTCACAATACCATATAACCATAAAGGTAAAGGGTTTTTcatattgtaaaaatataaggAAAAAATAAAGGTGAATTCTAAGAACCATTCTTCTTTGTAAAACCAAAAATGCCTCTTCAATCGAATGGACCTTACaataacctttatttttaagagtttttAATGTCTTTCTATGACAGATGATGTGTGTTCACCTGTTCTTCTTGACCTTGGCCTCAGCTGATGGCATGTTCTCCAAACAGCTGGGACAGAAGTGGGAGTCGACCTATATATAACAgacataacaacaacaatacaaacattttaaatcaagaCAAGCTAATGTGCTTCTGCACAAGATTGAATTGATACGGCGAGGCGAAATcgatttaaatgaaataatttagcATTGTTTTTTTTCACGCATGTTTTGGTCTCGACAGGGTGTGGTGGGTTATACGCcactaaaaacaaaaatactaaaaataactaaacaTTCTTCTTCGAAGCTTTTATTAAACGTTTCATAAGCAAGCGTATCTAGTACAAATAAATGATAAATACAAGTCTATTTTTCTAAATTAGCATTTAGCTTTAGCAAGATATCCAATTCAACAAAAGTGGGCGGTCCACAGTTTCCTGACCGGTGAGACAGCCAATTGAATAACACCGTTGGCACGTAATTAATGACAGATGCGTACATGAGCCAATCAAAAGACGGAATACCGTCCACCGCGACTGATAGGCGGGTTCAGTATCATCAACAGCCCGTTAGCTTGCTTTCAGTAACACGTATTGTTGTCAACTACATGTTACTTACTTCATGTGACACGCATTCCAGTGATCGCAGTTCACTACAATAACGGCAAAAATACAGCTGAGACAACGGGACTCGAATCCTTTTCTCGCCTCGGACGAGATAGAGCACTTTGTCCGGCTGCAGTAGCGTCgccatttctgtctgtcttcctcTTAGTCAGGCATACATTACGTCATTAACTActaaccaatgagagtcttgaAACTTGTGGCACCGCGCAGGCTGATCGGATGTTATCTGATcgaatgacatcaaaataccgcgAGAACAATTAAAAACTGTACTTTCGAACTGCACTCGCGATACTTTACTGTCATCCCTCGTTTTAGATCCGTCTAGtgcgtttctcaatccgaaggctgcagcctccagaggtcgcatatgcagactgcatacgtcatcaggtttatttaagttaactaagcattacattcacaattcataagcatattacaacaatttacgattaactaagaataaggctgcagccttcggattgagaacaCCCCATGTCTTTGTACATTTTAACATACATAGCAAATTATTCTCACATCGGTAAACCTAATAATAACGTAAACCTAAggtacatttatatttctttataATGAACAAATAAAGCGGAAAAAATACACAACGTGGCATATTTGtgttgaaaaactatatatattaatattaattattaaaacattcataaaacataaaataaaataaaaaatttttttcttttctggcAATGTCTGTGTATGATATGTGAAACACATTACAGCTGACAGCTGACACAAATATATTTCACCTTAGTGAAAGTGGTTGCATGTATGCAAGATAAACTTCTTTCTGGACTTTATGACATCAGTGATGCAACTAAGTTGTTGAAAGACTGTTGACAAAAATAACCAACAAGATGTCTGATTATCAAGCAAATAGTATTTTATAACCTATCACTCGTATTAAGACTGTGATTAATCTGTAATTCTATTCGAGAAACTATATAATATTGGTATTTATTTTTCAGATGGATTTTTATTCGAGGTAGGCAGTgctaatgtaaatgtttattgaGAAGAGGTTGGTGATGTTTTGTCTTGCTTACGTCACTCTCAGGTTATTTATCTCCAGcagcacagagagagagacgaaATTCAGACAGACACCACCACAGATCCTTATGGAAAACCCAAAGATCCCCTGGATCTCCCTTTTGCTTCTGCAGGGTCTTCTACATGAAGTTAGTGGATTATCCAACACCCAGGTAAATAATCTCTTATTTGACCAAAACACAGGTTTATCGAGCcaaaaacaattattattatattattaaacaatGATTATTAACGAAATCTTACCAAGTATTTGAATGTTACAttgaatatttcaaaataaatacaaaatcaATATAATCTTTGTAAAAACGCATGAACACAATTCTATGGACACGTGTTCAAATTATAACGTGCGCATTTTCAGCATGCGATAGCAGGTGGAACAGGTTGCCATAGAAACCGACaggggaaaaaataaaaaagaataaaagatTAATGTGTAGTTCTTAAATCTAGACATGTTTGCAACCCTTTAGTTTTTAAGCCCTACCAACTTCTAGTGAGGCCAAGTAAAGGTAAATATTTACTTTGCCTTCTCAAACAGCTTCCATGTGCTATAATAGTAATATTCAAACATTTGTTTTCTAGGAGTATTACATCACAACCAATGACTTTAATTTTTCTTTACACTGTTTGTAGTCAAATTCTGTTTTCTCTAAACATATCTTTAACATTTGCCTATATTGATAAATAAATGGGGTGTTTGGGGTATTGCACAACTTTGGCGGAGAATTCAAAGGTCACAGCAATGTttaaataatcttttacataaTTCATTAAAGATTTGtttatgtaataataaaaactcAAATCAGATTTCCAGTTTGGCataatgtatattatttgtatatatatatgtcttAGGTTTGTTACCCAGGTGTGACAGACACCATATTCAACTATGGTGCTAAAACACTGAATGGGACACACTTCATCCCGTTATCTAATTATGCTGGGAAGTATGTCCTCATTGTCAATGTGGCAACCTACTGAGGTCTTACCTTCCAGTATTTGGGTAAGCATACTTGTGCTTAAATGTGTCTTAACTCCAATATTAGCGTATACATGGTTTATACATACAGCACATACACTACACACATCTCTCATGgtgatttctttatttttgcacAGAACTGAATGCACTACACGAGGAGTTACGAGATCTTGGATTCACTATCCTCGGATTTCCCTGCAACCAATTTGGAAAACAAGAACCTGGAGAAAATCATGAAATTCTTCCTACAATAAAGTgagtttcttttttaaatagctACTCTTAAAAATCAAGATCTTACTAAAGGTTCTTCATAGCGATGCCATAAAAGAGACATTTCGTTTGATTTACTTTTCATAGTCTGAAGAACCTTTGCCACTGCACACAACCATTTGttaaacagaaaggttcttcagatgttaaattTTCTTGATGGATCCGTTCAGCCTAAAATGGTTTAATGGCATTGTGTAGCaccatgcagcatttttgtcaaatcaacatatattttataatattaacTATACAActagtttttataagttatgtcaactaatCACAGGTCAAGAcctaaaatagtaggttgaattgtcttgcaaaaccaagttgttttaacttcatgctgcatttgtTTATAAAATGCACATGAACATTGACATGGTGTCGTTTATAAAACTGATCTTGCAATTCTGTTTAAATTAATCAGCCATTTAAATCAAAATACAGAGCCGCCTTCAAAAACAAGTTTGGTTAATAGATTAAAGACTGTCAAAACTTTAAGCAGTGTCCCATTACCATCTATCATCACCTTTAAATTACCTCACATATCATATATCCCAAACCTAAAGGCTCTTTTAGTTCTTCTGGCTGATATCTGAAGCCACTTTTCTATCCGCTTAAAATCCCGATTTGTATTTCTTATAGACAGACCCATGCTGAAAGAAATTTCTCCTTGTCTTCATAGGCATGTTCGTCCAGGCAATGGATTTGTTCCAAACTTTCAGTTATTTGAGAAGGGGGATGTGAACGGAAACAACGAACAGGcccttttcacatttttaaaggtTGGTCATTGCTCGATAAAGacacaatgtgatcagatgctACAAGAAGACACAAAACATCGCAAcaaaatttctttttttaatgcagaGACTAAGGTgtgacctctctctctctctctcagaatGCTTGCCCACCTGTAGGAGACAGCTTTGGTGACCCTACCAACAGATTGTTCTGGCAGCCGCTCAGAATCAATGATATCAAATGGAACTTTGAGAAGTTTCTGGTGGGTCCAGATGGCAAGCCGATAAAGAGGTGGTTTGCCAGAGTAAATGTGTCTGAAGTGAGAGAAGACATCTTGAAACATTTCCGTCAAATTGTCCAAAAGGCCGAATACTTAAACCCATAGCATAGGATTCAACAGTATGTTCTCCCCTCTCTTTCTCCAGCTTAACGTTTAACATGTAAGATTATATGTGTGGGCCACatctaaaaatgtaaacatctaTGAATTAGATTAGAGCATTAAAATAGAAATGTGTAAGACCGTCCAGAGGCGGTAAGCAGCAGGTGAAGGGCTCAGTTTGGAGATTGGACTTGTTAATGAAGGGAAGGCTTGAAAACAGACACACTGTGGTGCCTGACCGGAAACTGAAGGTCAGTGAGAAGATCTTTAGTGCATTCAGACTTCTCTCTGACTCCTCAGTCACGTCTCATCTCCTCAACAGATCCCTTTAAGCTGCTGCTGCCAGTCTGGATGTTTAGCAAATAAATATGGAATGCAAAAAAAGTTGTCCTTTGATTAATGTCTGTCAAGATCAGCTGTCAAACTTTCTTCCAAGCCCGACTTAACTTAATATTCTGTCCATGACCAGAGGCAGTCTTTAGCTTTTAGAGCATTTACTGCACTGGTTTTAGGGCAAAATCTACACTACATAAGTTAAATAAAACCCTGCCTGTGATTTACTGATTTCCATGGTGGCCAGGTCTTTCTCTTCCGAGGAGGCCAAAAACCTAAATATGTGTTCGGTTCGGTGCATCATGGGAACCTACGTGCATtgcgtgtcatgtcaaaatacatgcctgcttCAGACGcttcaaaagggtttatgataaaagagacgctcacaaaAACCTCGTAAGACACTAAACTCTAATTATACATGAGATTAATCGAGTAGcaaacatgagcgtctcttttatcataaacccttagaAAGTGTCTGTAGTAccgcatattttgacatgacaagccacacacgacaatgtttttacaattttcgcATTCGGTTGACCCTactgttttttacataaataaacttCTGTGAAAATACccatatgacaaaaaaaaaatttctctagccaaaaatatgttttaaataaatgctaaatacattttgtagaaagttaaccttaataaaatatatattttaattgaaaaatgtatttagttttaaccttcatatatcaagaAATTATAAATGGATTTAAGGGGCAAGAAatgcatttctaattttacaacccatacggcaaaaatattttttcctggccaaaatataaaagtttatgaagtatatttttgaaatttttCCAATGTGACgtaaatataaatgctttaaaatatataaaaatggccaaaaaaacattggtgaaaaatacatttttgtaaacatatttctaaatatatttcagcaaacatatttttggccatttctgtatttgttgaaatatatttaaaattgtaaaaaaatgccatattcgttattataataatatctTTACTGACCGAGAGATTAAAAacaatgactgaaatcaaactttgatgcaccAATCATAACATAAGATTATTATTATGAGACATAAGTCTGGATTTCTTAGACAGGGTCACATGTCATGACAAATGGAGATCTGATTTTGACAAAATACTGAATAAATAAAAGATGCAAAGGAATACAGTACGGTTGATATAACCGGTAAGTTAAGACTGTGTCTCAAGAACTAGTCTGACCAACTAGCAATAAGTTAGTCTTTATGTAACAGTTATGATCAATTTTAAAGAACCGTGAATGTAATAAAATGACCACAGCGCTTGGATAAATCCATGTGGTCTTAGTTCTCACACAGAAACATTTAGACAGTcagaatatatttattatactaCTCAATTACAAAAGATCCACAGGAGATATGCTTTCACCCACTGAAGGAAAAAGAAGTCATTCCAAAAGCACAAAACCAGTAAATAATGGGCACCAGTTAATAAAGCTCCCAGTGCAGTCCAGTTCACAGACATTTCAACTTGAAAACACTTCATTCTGTTCAATAAATCCCACCACATATTCAGAAAAGAAATGCCTGTCTGCCTGACTGACTATTTTTACATTAACATGAAAACATCTTTTGAAAGCAGATCAATTGCTTGCCATTGATAAGATTTTGCAAGCATACAAACCTTTAGCGTTTGGTTTAAAGCGTGGGTCGATGCAGTTAAGAAACACTGCACACGTGTGATGAATGTGAGCATAAAGCAGAAAACACATCATTCTTACCCTGATCATCTAGTTTCAAACATATTTAGACGTGTTCGAGTGCAACATCCGGACACGCTGCAAATCATTCGGTCGTTTGGTTTATTTTCTCTCTTGATTCTTGCCGACGTTTCAGCCAAAATCAAGAGTGAGGCCAATAAAAGTGGGCTGCATTAATGTGATATCATTCACTTATTTATTCTGGCccacttcttcttcttcttcttcttctgattGCGCgtatgcacaaacacacaaactcacATCCTACAATCCTCCAGTAGCTACAATATGTAAAGGGAGACACAAAACAATACACAAAAGACAACATTACTTAAGACAATAGACCACACACGGTGGTCAAAACAATagattataaataatttatcacTTCTATTTGCACATAGGGAATAATGTTTTTCAACACTGAATATTGAACAATATCAAGCAAATCTAGCATGGAACTTTTGCCATTCATTTACTAAGACCCGGTTAGGGCCATTCGTACTCAATAACAAGCAACTAAAAGATCAACAAGCCATAGAAATGTCTAACAGAACATAATCAAATCCATGAAAAGGTTTATCGACTGGATATGGCTTCAATAAATGGTGGGACAGATGACACATTCaactgtgtgtgcgtgtgtgaccAACCAATGAATCACCAATCAGATTACTCGTGGCTGTTGAATGAATCACCAATCAGATCGGTCCCAGTCTGCTGTTGGatgtttgtaaataaaaactttgCTTTAGATGTAGACTTTTATCTTTTCTCTAATTGTGCACTGACATCAAGTTATTATCACCACCGCAAGTCTATATATATTCTGATGTGTCAGGGAATGACGTTACAATAAATgtcatttcatttaatttaatttaatttaatatggtTATTTTCCATCAATAAAGTGGTATATAATTACACTGTTTTCCCTTAACTCTGTAGGTATACGGTGTAAAAATGACATTCAATCATTTTATCCATTAAATAATTGACTTCAGTTCCTGCATAGAATTATATAAAGCAGATCATTTCATCTTTAACAATCATAAAAAgatcaaataataaatgtatatatatattcttaatTTGCCAGGACAGTGTTTCACAAACAGGATTATAAAActtaagtatataaacaacatttgtatcAGTGGTAGATATAGAAGATATGTACACAAGAGGAAAAAAACAATAGTTCACACCATGCCAACTGAAAATAAACTGCAGCATGCTACTAGCCATGAGCCATTCCAGGAGAGAGAATGTgcgtgtgcgtttgtgtgtgtgtgtgtgtgtgtgtgtgtctctgtgtatgtgtgtgtgtctgtttagtGCTTTCCAGGATCCATGTTCGGACGCTCCCTTTTCCCAAATCCAGTAGCTCCCATTTCTgtcagcaaaaaaaatctttccTTAATCTTTGAATTCGCAGTGAGTTGAATAATGTGACACATGAATATTCAGAAGGGAATCATTTTTCGATTGCGTTCAGAATCTGGTTTATTTTCCCAGCACACACAACATTGGCTTTATGTCAGAAGCTTTTATTTGTTTTAGAGTTGAGTAATAATGATCGGATCAAAATGACAGAGAATAAAGCAAATGGAAAGTGAACTACTGTAAATCATTGTGAAATTGTAAGCTGATTTTATTTGGTTCACATTATTGTCATCATTTGAACATCCTTCAGTGGAAGATGATGAGTGATTCAGTTTAAATATCACTGGGTCAGGCGTTTTTATTGTCTGATACATACCTGCTGTTTCTGGAGGCGCTCTTGCTGTGTCCGCCTGTCCTCTTGAACCACGTGGCTGTGGGAATGATGACTGCCAGGGAAAACcctacaaacacaaacacacatagatGAAATAAGAAATGATTACATTTGTTTTCTCGTATTGATGCCTTCAGAGAACAATGATTCAATGTGTGTCCACTTCTGCATATTAAACACAGAGTGTCTCTTCTtacaaatcatcatcatcacataCTTTATAATGTAATCAAATGCTCTTTACTCGGAGGTTAGCAGGATTCAAATTCATGAAAAACTTACGGGATTAACAGGCTGGAAATCCCTGCCGGGTGCCGTATTGATGTTAGGCATCCTGGGAGGAAAGTGTATGGGCCACCCCTCCAGACCTTGATGGCCCACCTGAACAAATGGGCCGCAGTACGGAGGGCTCATGGGGCCGTTGGGAGCGCCAGACGTGGGATCAGATGTTCtcctttcctgctgcccctccAAAACATgggaaaacaaaaataaaatgagttCTACTTGTCTTCTAAAACATTCTTAGCAATAAAACATTATTAGCATcagtttaatattttaatttatacaacagttctttctgttctggaatctgattggctaatagCCTTGATATATTCTTCTAGTATGATTACAGTAACCACTTCACCATTATGCATGGTTTACGTATCATTCCACCACTGGTAATGAATGAATGACTTGAGCTATGGGGTGGTGATGGtttgaatccactgtgacacaatATTGTGTCCCTGAGTAAGACACTTAACCcatagttgctccagaggcgtgcaacctctgacatatatagcaattgtaagtcgctttggataaaaatcgctttggataaataaataaaataaaaaataaaatctgccaTCAGCTCAATTCCCTTCAAAGATCTAAAGTCTTGATATGTAAGGAAGTTCTGAGGGAGTTGGGGTCATTGTGTCTCATAGCGTGGTACATCAGGGATTCGGGATGCTTTCTGACTTATTTCCGGTGATGTGAATATAAAGGAAGTTGAGTGAGATACACTGAGAGATTGTTATGGACTCATGCGGTCACAAGGTGGAGCCAATGAGATTTACCTGCTTGTGTTGCATCTGCAGTCGCTCCAGTTTACACCTCTCTGCTCGCTCTCTCTGACACTCATTCTGTGCTTGATGAAGCTGAAAAACACATTCACGCTATtattacacacatacacacacactctctaTTATTGACTAAAGGATTGTCATTTGATTGGCCAGATCTGATCGTTTCTGAAGGCCATGTGTAGCTGCTCACCTGATTGGTTAGATTGGTCATTTGACCCTGTAATCTTTCCACTTGCCGCCTTAGATCTTCTTTCTCTTCGTTCATTCTCTCTCTGTCGCTCCTCTCCTTCCTG includes:
- the gpx3 gene encoding glutathione peroxidase 3 isoform X2 is translated as MDFYSSSTERETKFRQTPPQILMENPKIPWISLLLLQGLLHEVSGLSNTQVCYPGVTDTIFNYGAKTLNGTHFIPLSNYAGKYVLIVNVATYUGLTFQYLELNALHEELRDLGFTILGFPCNQFGKQEPGENHEILPTIKHVRPGNGFVPNFQLFEKGDVNGNNEQALFTFLKNACPPVGDSFGDPTNRLFWQPLRINDIKWNFEKFLVGPDGKPIKRWFARVNVSEVREDILKHFRQIVQKAEYLNP
- the gpx3 gene encoding glutathione peroxidase 3 isoform X3, whose protein sequence is MDFYSSTERETKFRQTPPQILMENPKIPWISLLLLQGLLHEVSGLSNTQVCYPGVTDTIFNYGAKTLNGTHFIPLSNYAGKYVLIVNVATYUGLTFQYLELNALHEELRDLGFTILGFPCNQFGKQEPGENHEILPTIKHVRPGNGFVPNFQLFEKGDVNGNNEQALFTFLKNACPPVGDSFGDPTNRLFWQPLRINDIKWNFEKFLVGPDGKPIKRWFARVNVSEVREDILKHFRQIVQKAEYLNP
- the gpx3 gene encoding glutathione peroxidase 3 isoform X1, with amino-acid sequence MDFYSRLFISSSTERETKFRQTPPQILMENPKIPWISLLLLQGLLHEVSGLSNTQVCYPGVTDTIFNYGAKTLNGTHFIPLSNYAGKYVLIVNVATYUGLTFQYLELNALHEELRDLGFTILGFPCNQFGKQEPGENHEILPTIKHVRPGNGFVPNFQLFEKGDVNGNNEQALFTFLKNACPPVGDSFGDPTNRLFWQPLRINDIKWNFEKFLVGPDGKPIKRWFARVNVSEVREDILKHFRQIVQKAEYLNP